Proteins encoded in a region of the uncultured Paludibaculum sp. genome:
- a CDS encoding ATP-binding protein has product MPGELPNPVWKRILYPQDLVWLLLFSALAWVSPTRGTAELEMLTALAVLQVVTPRVSALTTPRGNLAVILLKLMLGFLLIGVTGGIASSYYLILLLPVVSAATTLGPVGTTLITGLACVAYLAFIPVTYSLGYMLEGVYLRDLSLRVIFLPAVAYLTYSLAEANRNEALRAQAAVAQLEVANRRLLEAEASMRRSERLAALGQLTAGLAHELRNPLGTMKASAEILLEKIEPGNDLGHELAGYISSEVDRTNSLITRFLEFARPVKLRLAPTDLNALIDLVIDQLARMTPDAPPEIHKNYDPTIPLIEADAELLERVILNLIRNAVQASPPGVIVTVKTRGGPDVVEMAVIDRGSGIQASHREQIFNPFFTTKANGVGLGLAITAKIVDEHGGRITVESEPGRGSLFLVSLPQVPPKNRRMQSEPSD; this is encoded by the coding sequence TTGCCGGGTGAATTGCCCAATCCCGTGTGGAAGCGGATTCTGTACCCTCAGGATCTGGTTTGGCTTCTTCTGTTCTCGGCTTTGGCATGGGTGAGCCCCACACGAGGCACCGCGGAGCTGGAGATGCTGACGGCTCTGGCGGTCCTGCAAGTGGTCACTCCGCGTGTGAGCGCGCTGACCACGCCACGCGGGAACCTGGCTGTCATTCTGCTGAAGCTGATGCTGGGCTTTCTGCTAATTGGCGTCACCGGAGGAATCGCATCCAGCTACTACCTCATCCTTCTGCTCCCGGTGGTCTCGGCCGCCACAACGCTGGGACCGGTTGGCACCACTCTGATCACGGGGCTTGCTTGTGTCGCGTATCTTGCTTTTATACCTGTCACATACAGCCTGGGCTACATGCTGGAAGGGGTTTACCTTCGGGACTTGAGCCTGCGCGTCATCTTCCTGCCGGCCGTCGCGTACCTCACCTATAGCCTGGCGGAGGCGAACCGGAATGAGGCGTTGCGAGCCCAGGCGGCCGTGGCCCAACTGGAGGTCGCAAACCGCCGGTTGCTGGAGGCAGAGGCCTCAATGCGGCGCAGTGAGCGATTGGCGGCGCTGGGCCAGTTGACGGCCGGCCTCGCCCATGAACTTCGGAACCCACTTGGGACGATGAAGGCTTCGGCGGAGATCCTGCTGGAGAAGATCGAACCCGGCAACGACCTGGGCCACGAGCTCGCTGGCTACATTTCCAGCGAGGTGGACCGCACCAATTCACTGATCACACGCTTTTTGGAGTTTGCGCGGCCGGTGAAACTGCGGCTCGCCCCTACCGATCTGAACGCGCTCATTGACCTTGTAATCGACCAGTTGGCGCGGATGACTCCCGATGCACCGCCAGAGATCCACAAAAACTACGATCCGACGATCCCTCTCATCGAAGCGGATGCTGAGTTACTGGAGAGAGTCATCCTGAATCTGATCCGCAACGCCGTGCAGGCCTCGCCGCCTGGCGTGATCGTCACGGTGAAGACCCGCGGCGGCCCCGATGTCGTTGAAATGGCAGTAATTGACAGGGGCTCTGGCATCCAGGCCAGCCACCGTGAACAGATCTTCAATCCATTCTTCACCACTAAAGCAAACGGAGTGGGTCTTGGTTTGGCGATCACAGCCAAGATTGTGGACGAGCATGGCGGCCGCATCACCGTGGAAAGTGAGCCTGGGCGGGGTTCGCTGTTCCTCGTCTCTTTGCCGCAGGTCCCGCCGAAGAACCGCCGGATGCAGTCCGAACCCTCGGATTAA
- a CDS encoding helix-turn-helix domain-containing protein codes for MSSLATMNGLTIGAAAVAVAAPAVVSSTRLTRKERELLTILMQNPGRCISRETLLRTVWKYSDGARTRTVDVHVQRLRRKLGREAAAIKTIVRLGYCWFPEPEIISRPTPVW; via the coding sequence ATGAGTTCGCTTGCAACTATGAATGGGCTGACGATCGGCGCGGCGGCAGTGGCCGTTGCGGCACCTGCTGTCGTATCATCCACGCGGCTGACCCGAAAGGAGCGCGAACTGCTCACAATTCTGATGCAGAATCCGGGCCGGTGCATCAGCCGGGAAACGTTGCTTCGAACGGTCTGGAAATATTCGGATGGGGCGCGCACACGAACGGTGGACGTGCACGTCCAGCGGTTGAGGCGGAAGCTGGGGCGTGAAGCCGCGGCTATCAAGACTATTGTCCGCCTTGGCTACTGCTGGTTTCCTGAGCCGGAAATAATCAGCCGTCCGACGCCAGTCTGGTAA
- a CDS encoding sigma-54 dependent transcriptional regulator encodes MMARILIVEDEDKLRRVLSLQLESAGYEVESVGSAEAALRLLDRASLVLTDLRLPAMDGLALLESIQRQSGHPPVVVMTAFGTVEIAVEAMKKGAADFLPKPFSMDHLMAVVRKALEVQSLREENTRLKEELGQRYRFENIVGSGPKMQEILAAILRVGPMRTTVLLCGESGVGKDLIARAIHHHSPRSAHPFVKINCTAIPENLMESELFGYEKGAFTGAATSKPGKFEQADGGTVFLDEIGDVPTAVQVKLLRILQEREFERLGSNKTRQIDVRVIAATNVDLRRALEEGNFREDLYYRLNVFPLTIPSLRERAEDIPILAENFLRKFARELGSQVEGLSEAACEKLMAYHWPGNVRELENAIERSLLYATGTQLQPEDIRLDHAPRRAVPGNGGNGNGSGLVSDFLPEGISLEEHEQQLIREALRRAAGNKSQAARLLGLSRNALRYRLSQMGLE; translated from the coding sequence ATGATGGCGCGCATCCTAATTGTTGAAGACGAAGACAAACTCCGCCGTGTGCTGAGCCTGCAGCTTGAGTCGGCCGGATATGAGGTCGAGAGCGTAGGCTCGGCTGAGGCGGCTTTGCGCCTGCTCGATCGTGCGAGCCTTGTGCTGACCGATTTGCGCTTGCCGGCTATGGATGGTCTAGCCCTGCTGGAGTCCATTCAGAGGCAGAGTGGCCACCCGCCTGTGGTCGTGATGACCGCATTTGGCACCGTCGAGATTGCAGTCGAGGCCATGAAGAAGGGCGCTGCGGATTTTCTGCCGAAGCCGTTCTCGATGGACCACCTGATGGCGGTCGTGCGGAAGGCTCTGGAGGTTCAATCGCTCCGTGAGGAGAATACCCGCCTCAAGGAAGAGCTAGGCCAGCGCTACCGCTTCGAGAACATCGTGGGCTCGGGTCCGAAGATGCAGGAGATTCTGGCGGCCATCCTGCGCGTTGGTCCTATGCGCACCACCGTTTTGTTGTGCGGGGAGAGTGGAGTCGGCAAGGACCTCATTGCTCGAGCGATCCATCATCACTCGCCGCGCAGCGCTCATCCCTTCGTCAAGATTAACTGCACGGCGATTCCCGAAAACCTGATGGAGAGTGAACTCTTCGGGTACGAAAAAGGCGCCTTCACGGGTGCTGCCACCAGCAAGCCTGGCAAGTTTGAGCAGGCAGACGGCGGCACCGTGTTCCTGGATGAGATAGGTGACGTGCCCACCGCTGTCCAGGTCAAGCTTCTCCGCATTCTGCAGGAACGCGAGTTCGAGCGGTTGGGCAGCAACAAGACCCGCCAAATCGACGTTCGAGTGATAGCGGCCACCAATGTCGATTTGCGCCGCGCCCTGGAAGAAGGCAACTTTCGCGAGGACCTCTACTACCGTCTGAATGTCTTCCCGCTCACCATCCCATCCTTGCGGGAACGCGCGGAAGACATTCCGATTCTGGCGGAGAACTTCCTGAGGAAGTTCGCGCGAGAGTTGGGGTCGCAGGTGGAAGGCCTGTCGGAGGCCGCCTGTGAGAAGTTGATGGCCTACCATTGGCCGGGCAACGTCCGCGAGTTGGAGAACGCCATCGAGCGGAGTCTGCTGTACGCTACCGGCACACAACTGCAACCGGAGGACATCCGACTGGATCACGCGCCGCGCCGCGCGGTGCCAGGCAACGGCGGGAACGGGAACGGATCCGGGCTTGTGAGCGATTTTCTGCCTGAGGGGATCTCGCTGGAGGAGCACGAGCAACAACTCATCAGAGAGGCGTTGCGCCGTGCCGCCGGCAACAAGAGCCAAGCCGCGCGTCTGTTGGGCCTGTCACGCAATGCGCTGCGCTACCGCCTGTCACAGATGGGGTTGGAGTAG
- a CDS encoding EamA family transporter, producing the protein MNTILASRLMVLGAALLFSTGGAAIKATTLSGWQTAGLRSIVAAIALMALVPEARKGWSWRVWPVGLTYAATLVSYVLAIKLTTSANAIFLQSTAPAYLLLIGPLFLKESIHRRDIVFTVALVAGMTLFFTGVENPIATAPNPALGNIYGALSGAAYAFTLAGLRWLAHTPAARGGALATVVAGNTLAFVISMPMALPIHSISAADSAVLLYLGVLQIGLAYLLLTRGMKQVRAFEASTLLLLEPVCNPIFTWFFHGERPAARALAGGAVILVSTFVKLWHERREA; encoded by the coding sequence GTGAACACGATTCTCGCCAGCCGCCTGATGGTTCTTGGCGCCGCCCTGCTGTTCTCCACCGGCGGCGCGGCCATCAAGGCCACTACGCTGAGCGGATGGCAGACCGCCGGACTGCGCAGTATCGTCGCGGCGATCGCCCTGATGGCGCTGGTTCCGGAGGCGCGCAAAGGATGGTCGTGGCGAGTCTGGCCCGTCGGGCTGACCTACGCCGCGACACTCGTTTCGTACGTTCTGGCGATCAAACTCACCACTTCGGCCAACGCTATCTTTCTGCAGTCCACCGCGCCGGCCTACCTGCTGCTGATTGGGCCCCTGTTCTTGAAGGAATCCATACACAGGCGCGATATTGTCTTCACCGTGGCGCTGGTCGCCGGGATGACCCTCTTCTTCACCGGTGTCGAGAACCCCATCGCCACAGCACCCAATCCGGCGCTCGGGAACATCTACGGTGCGCTGTCGGGCGCGGCGTACGCCTTCACCCTCGCTGGACTTCGCTGGCTGGCTCACACCCCGGCAGCACGCGGCGGTGCCTTGGCCACCGTGGTGGCCGGCAACACCCTTGCCTTTGTGATCTCTATGCCGATGGCTTTGCCGATCCACTCGATCTCCGCCGCGGATTCCGCCGTGTTGCTGTACCTCGGAGTCCTCCAGATTGGTCTTGCCTATCTGTTGTTGACCCGCGGCATGAAGCAGGTGCGGGCCTTCGAGGCATCCACGCTTCTGCTGTTGGAGCCGGTGTGTAATCCCATCTTCACCTGGTTCTTCCACGGAGAGCGTCCGGCCGCGCGCGCCCTGGCTGGCGGAGCCGTGATCCTCGTCAGCACATTCGTCAAGCTCTGGCACGAGCGCCGCGAAGCCTGA
- a CDS encoding UDP-glucose--hexose-1-phosphate uridylyltransferase, whose translation MIDLKEHPHRRLNPLTGDWVLVSPHRTKRPWQGQVEKVARETRATYDPSCYLCPGNERAGGHKNPAYTGTFAFTNDFAALLPSSPVDELDPHPLLRAEGVSGICRVICFSPRHDLTLAEMGVEEIRGVVDTWTDQYSELIHTPGIGYVQIFENRGAMMGCSNPHPHCQIWASSAVPTEIAKEQAAQEAYLREHGRTLLADYLEYEVATGERLVCVNEHFVALVPWWAVWPFETMVISRRPVSGLDELSSDERDGLSDILKQLTTRYDNLFEISFPYSGGFHQRPAGSNKEAWHLHAHYHPPLLRSATVRKFLVGYEMLAMPQRDITPEAAALRLRELSAVHFKSRV comes from the coding sequence ATGATCGACCTAAAGGAACACCCCCACCGCCGGCTGAATCCGCTTACGGGCGACTGGGTACTCGTCTCCCCACACCGCACGAAACGCCCCTGGCAGGGGCAAGTTGAGAAGGTGGCCCGCGAAACCCGGGCCACCTATGATCCGTCGTGCTATCTCTGTCCGGGCAACGAGCGGGCCGGTGGACACAAGAATCCCGCGTACACGGGTACCTTCGCTTTTACGAACGACTTCGCGGCGCTGCTACCCTCTTCGCCGGTGGACGAACTCGACCCTCATCCACTACTCCGAGCCGAGGGCGTTTCCGGCATCTGCCGTGTGATTTGTTTCTCCCCGCGGCATGACCTTACGTTAGCCGAGATGGGCGTGGAGGAGATTCGTGGAGTCGTCGACACCTGGACGGACCAATACAGCGAGCTCATCCACACTCCGGGCATCGGATACGTGCAGATCTTCGAGAACCGGGGCGCGATGATGGGGTGCTCGAATCCGCACCCGCACTGCCAGATTTGGGCCAGTTCCGCAGTCCCCACAGAGATTGCGAAAGAGCAAGCCGCGCAGGAGGCCTATCTCCGCGAACATGGACGGACGCTGTTGGCCGATTATCTGGAATATGAGGTGGCGACGGGCGAGCGGTTGGTGTGCGTCAACGAGCATTTCGTCGCGCTGGTGCCGTGGTGGGCGGTTTGGCCGTTCGAAACCATGGTGATCAGCAGGCGGCCCGTGTCCGGCCTGGACGAGTTGAGCAGCGACGAGCGCGATGGTCTGTCTGACATCCTGAAGCAACTGACGACACGCTACGACAATCTGTTCGAGATCTCATTCCCATACTCGGGCGGGTTCCATCAGCGCCCGGCAGGCAGCAACAAGGAAGCCTGGCATCTCCACGCGCACTACCATCCTCCACTGCTGCGATCCGCGACGGTTCGCAAATTCCTGGTCGGCTACGAGATGCTGGCCATGCCTCAACGTGATATTACTCCGGAGGCCGCGGCGCTCCGCTTGCGCGAGCTGAGCGCTGTCCATTTCAAATCGAGAGTCTGA
- a CDS encoding family 16 glycoside hydrolase → MRSIRIPCVAMIVLILLACAAMAQPAFYLTSGDRVVFYGDSITDQRLYTTFVETFVRTRFPQLNVSFVHSGWGGDRVTGGGGGPVGVRLRRDVAVYKPTVVTIMLGMNDGRYRPFDQTVFDWYRTGYESMVKDLKSLVPEARITLIRPSPYDEVTRQAMDGGGYNPVLVKFGDLLQEMAAKQGMQVADLNGPVVKMLEQAKATNADLAARIIPDRVHPGPAGHLIMAASLLESWGAPGLVSDVELDASNAKVTTSSNTAVTGLAASNGLSWTQTDKSLPIPVDLNDATMALAVKSGGFLEKMDRETLKVNGLKPGHYALRIDGLQVAVFTDEQLKAGLNLAAWPTPMMKQASEVHALTMKRSGIHNTRWRTIEVPLEADHLAGAKAAMDALDVLDAELDAKQRAAAVPLARKYELVPVTEVEAHVPPGFTPIFNGKDTTGWHISRTNHHGTTPDWRVENGVLVGMQNPKGKGGILLTDKKYKNFEVYLELNPDWGCDGGLFLRSSERGEAYQVMIDYREGGTLGGVYGERLKDVVGSSVNDWEKNYKRNEWNSIRARIDGDIPRIQVWMNGVRVTEWSDVANHAVDGAAEGMIAVQVHGGTQIWKEGGKQMFRNIAVRELP, encoded by the coding sequence ATGCGTTCGATCCGAATCCCCTGTGTGGCCATGATCGTGCTGATTCTGCTGGCCTGCGCGGCGATGGCGCAGCCGGCGTTCTATCTGACGTCCGGCGACCGTGTCGTCTTCTATGGCGACAGCATTACCGATCAGCGGTTGTACACCACGTTTGTTGAGACCTTCGTTCGTACCAGATTCCCTCAACTGAATGTCAGCTTTGTTCATTCGGGATGGGGTGGCGACCGCGTTACCGGCGGTGGTGGCGGCCCGGTTGGGGTGCGCCTGCGACGCGATGTCGCGGTCTACAAACCGACCGTCGTCACCATCATGCTGGGCATGAATGACGGGCGGTACCGGCCCTTCGATCAGACCGTTTTCGACTGGTACCGCACGGGCTACGAGTCGATGGTGAAGGACCTGAAATCGCTGGTCCCGGAAGCAAGGATCACTCTCATCCGGCCGTCTCCTTACGATGAGGTTACGCGACAGGCGATGGATGGAGGCGGCTACAACCCGGTCCTGGTGAAGTTTGGCGACCTGCTGCAGGAGATGGCGGCGAAGCAGGGTATGCAAGTGGCGGATCTGAATGGGCCCGTCGTCAAAATGCTGGAGCAGGCTAAAGCTACCAATGCCGACCTGGCGGCCCGCATTATCCCGGACCGCGTACACCCGGGCCCCGCCGGCCACCTGATTATGGCGGCTTCGCTGCTGGAGTCCTGGGGCGCGCCGGGACTTGTCAGTGACGTTGAGCTGGACGCAAGCAACGCGAAAGTGACCACATCCAGCAATACGGCCGTGACCGGTCTCGCGGCTTCGAATGGCTTGAGCTGGACTCAGACGGATAAGTCTCTGCCCATACCTGTCGACCTGAATGACGCGACCATGGCTCTCGCCGTGAAGTCCGGCGGCTTCCTCGAGAAGATGGACCGGGAGACGCTGAAGGTGAATGGGCTGAAACCCGGACACTACGCCCTGCGCATCGACGGGTTGCAGGTTGCCGTCTTCACCGACGAGCAATTGAAGGCCGGTCTGAACCTCGCCGCGTGGCCGACGCCTATGATGAAGCAGGCCAGCGAGGTGCACGCCCTGACCATGAAGCGGTCGGGCATCCACAATACCCGCTGGCGCACCATTGAGGTTCCCCTTGAGGCGGATCATTTGGCTGGCGCCAAGGCGGCCATGGACGCTCTGGACGTTCTCGATGCCGAACTTGACGCGAAACAGCGAGCCGCTGCCGTGCCTTTGGCTCGCAAGTATGAGTTGGTGCCTGTAACTGAGGTGGAAGCGCACGTTCCGCCCGGCTTCACGCCGATCTTCAACGGCAAGGATACGACCGGCTGGCACATCAGCCGTACGAACCACCATGGCACGACGCCCGACTGGCGCGTGGAGAACGGCGTCCTGGTGGGCATGCAGAATCCCAAGGGGAAGGGGGGCATTCTGCTCACCGACAAGAAGTACAAGAATTTCGAAGTCTATCTGGAGTTGAACCCGGACTGGGGTTGCGACGGCGGCTTGTTCTTGCGCTCCAGCGAGCGCGGAGAGGCCTATCAGGTGATGATCGACTACCGCGAGGGCGGCACGCTTGGCGGCGTCTATGGCGAGCGTCTGAAGGACGTAGTGGGCTCCAGCGTGAATGACTGGGAGAAGAACTACAAGCGGAACGAGTGGAACTCGATTCGTGCCCGTATTGACGGAGACATTCCCCGAATCCAGGTTTGGATGAATGGAGTCCGTGTCACCGAATGGTCTGATGTGGCCAACCATGCGGTGGATGGCGCCGCGGAAGGAATGATCGCGGTTCAGGTGCACGGCGGCACGCAGATCTGGAAGGAAGGCGGCAAGCAGATGTTCCGCAACATCGCCGTGCGCGAGCTTCCGTAA
- a CDS encoding serine/threonine-protein kinase, whose translation MTDSRWQRVEALFHEARALPVEQRTAFLSQVCAGDDVMLRAVLRMVDATSAADALFENPAGLASLIDPPLQPEVDPILGAMLGVWRIDRVLAAGGMGAVYLAHRADDQFHKKAAAKLLRHGFHSEHLRRRFLAERQILAGLEHPNIARLLDGGLSGDGMPYLIMEFVEGQPLDAYCNSRNLGVRARLEIFRHVFSAVSYAHHNMVIHRDLKPSNIMVTTNGGVKLLDFGIAKLIDEPADGELTSTTSVMMTPRYASPEQALGKMVNAQSDVYSLGVVLFESLCGRSPYATTQRTVAEWFLAIQNEECPPPSQAAQSPALRNELRGDLDLIVAKALRKDALERYASVEQFDADVQAYLEGRPVTARPQTAAYRVGKFVRRHRAGVLASAAAILLLIAGLLSTLWEAHVAERERLRAEKRFQQVRELARLSLFDLFDIVKDMPGSTTAQQLLITKSLANYEKLAREATGDPELLGELAEAYSRLGNLYGNPYSTNIGETQKALATYRRGLELLGGIPEGAGPKALEKSRALLYSSLGEVTAYSGDTPKGIEYMRRCIRLLEVLETRDPTAADILVELSGARGTLGDHLAGIGTGIVLDKDGAIGAFQSQLVTVEALSKRTDIPPEVLTRARRGVSIACMKLGQCMQDFGRAEEALPWYRRSLEALDRMDAAENSSLANMRIRTTLIRGQSATLMSLGRPKEAVDVLSPAIETLRSLYQRDPQNRQFGYGLVTFLKARGDSHQQAGNTAAALDDYREAERRAALQVEEDPANAVIKGRLDDLRKLVAELAAPGN comes from the coding sequence ATGACCGATTCTCGGTGGCAACGCGTCGAGGCGCTGTTTCACGAGGCGCGCGCCCTGCCCGTCGAGCAGCGCACTGCATTCCTGAGCCAGGTTTGCGCCGGAGATGACGTCATGCTGCGGGCCGTACTCCGAATGGTCGATGCCACGTCGGCGGCTGACGCCCTGTTCGAGAACCCGGCCGGGCTGGCGTCGCTGATTGATCCGCCCCTGCAACCCGAAGTCGATCCGATTCTTGGCGCGATGTTGGGCGTCTGGAGGATCGATCGCGTCCTGGCCGCCGGCGGGATGGGGGCGGTCTACCTCGCGCATCGTGCCGACGACCAGTTCCACAAGAAGGCAGCGGCGAAACTGCTGCGGCATGGCTTCCACTCCGAACACCTGCGGCGCCGATTCCTGGCGGAGCGTCAGATTCTGGCAGGTCTGGAGCATCCCAATATAGCCAGACTGCTGGATGGCGGACTCTCCGGCGACGGGATGCCGTATCTCATCATGGAGTTTGTCGAGGGCCAGCCGCTGGACGCGTACTGCAACAGTCGGAACCTCGGTGTCCGCGCCCGGCTGGAGATATTCCGCCACGTGTTTTCCGCGGTCAGTTACGCCCACCACAACATGGTGATCCACCGCGATCTGAAGCCCTCGAACATCATGGTGACCACCAACGGCGGAGTGAAGCTGCTCGACTTCGGTATTGCCAAGCTGATTGACGAGCCCGCCGACGGAGAATTGACCTCCACCACTTCGGTAATGATGACCCCGCGCTATGCCAGTCCGGAGCAGGCGCTGGGAAAGATGGTCAACGCGCAGTCGGACGTGTACTCGCTGGGCGTCGTGCTCTTTGAATCGCTATGTGGCCGCAGCCCGTATGCGACTACGCAGCGCACCGTCGCCGAGTGGTTTCTGGCCATTCAGAATGAAGAGTGCCCGCCGCCCAGCCAGGCAGCGCAGTCGCCGGCGCTCCGGAACGAGTTGCGCGGCGACCTGGATCTCATCGTCGCCAAGGCGCTCAGGAAGGACGCCCTGGAGCGGTATGCGAGCGTCGAACAATTCGATGCCGACGTGCAGGCCTACCTGGAAGGCCGCCCAGTCACCGCGCGGCCTCAAACTGCGGCCTACCGCGTCGGAAAGTTCGTAAGGCGCCATCGGGCCGGAGTGCTCGCGAGCGCAGCCGCGATCCTGTTGCTCATTGCCGGGCTGCTCAGCACTCTTTGGGAGGCACATGTCGCCGAAAGAGAGCGCCTTAGGGCCGAGAAGCGCTTCCAACAGGTTCGCGAACTCGCCCGCCTCAGTCTCTTTGACCTCTTCGACATCGTGAAGGATATGCCGGGCTCCACCACCGCGCAGCAACTTCTGATCACGAAGTCTCTCGCCAACTACGAGAAGCTGGCCAGGGAAGCGACCGGCGATCCCGAACTGCTAGGCGAACTGGCAGAGGCGTATTCCCGGCTCGGCAATCTCTACGGCAACCCCTATTCCACCAACATTGGGGAGACCCAAAAGGCGCTCGCGACCTACCGCCGCGGCCTGGAGCTGTTGGGCGGCATTCCCGAGGGCGCGGGCCCCAAGGCCTTGGAGAAGTCACGAGCCCTGCTCTACTCCAGCCTGGGCGAGGTGACTGCTTATTCCGGCGATACCCCCAAGGGCATCGAGTACATGCGGCGCTGCATCCGGTTGCTGGAAGTCCTGGAGACCCGCGATCCAACAGCCGCTGACATCCTGGTGGAGTTGTCCGGAGCGCGCGGGACGCTGGGCGACCACCTCGCCGGCATTGGAACAGGGATCGTGCTCGACAAGGATGGCGCCATAGGGGCGTTCCAAAGCCAACTGGTCACCGTGGAGGCTCTCTCCAAAAGGACAGACATTCCTCCCGAGGTCCTGACGCGAGCCAGGCGCGGTGTGAGCATCGCCTGCATGAAGCTGGGTCAATGCATGCAGGATTTCGGCCGGGCCGAGGAAGCCCTCCCGTGGTATCGAAGGTCGCTGGAAGCGCTGGACCGGATGGATGCCGCGGAAAACTCCTCACTAGCGAACATGCGGATTCGCACCACCCTGATCCGAGGACAATCGGCAACCCTCATGAGCCTCGGTCGTCCGAAAGAAGCTGTCGATGTGCTGAGTCCGGCAATCGAAACGCTAAGAAGCCTCTATCAACGGGATCCCCAGAACAGACAGTTCGGCTACGGGCTGGTCACCTTCCTGAAGGCCAGGGGCGACTCTCACCAGCAGGCAGGCAATACCGCGGCAGCACTGGATGACTACCGCGAGGCCGAACGCCGGGCCGCTCTGCAGGTTGAGGAGGATCCTGCGAACGCAGTGATCAAAGGCCGCCTCGATGATCTGCGAAAGCTGGTTGCCGAGCTCGCGGCCCCCGGCAATTAA
- a CDS encoding ECF-type sigma factor, which translates to MLRRWSDGDLSARDKLMSQVYDELRVLARRALSREQNANTLQPTALVHELYVRLIGQSAMDIRDRGHFFAVAATVMRHILVDHARARHAQRRGGGAIQVELKDAIASTNPDMDILAIDQALARLEALDARKARVVEMKFFAGLTEHEIAGVLNVGRATVERDWAFAKSWLQIQMESTRQDPL; encoded by the coding sequence TTGCTCAGGCGCTGGAGCGACGGCGACCTGAGTGCGCGCGACAAGCTCATGTCGCAGGTCTACGATGAGCTGCGCGTTCTGGCTCGCCGTGCCCTTTCCCGGGAACAAAACGCGAACACACTCCAGCCGACGGCACTGGTTCACGAGCTTTACGTCCGTCTCATCGGGCAAAGCGCCATGGACATTCGGGACCGCGGCCACTTCTTTGCGGTGGCTGCGACGGTTATGCGCCACATCCTGGTCGACCACGCGCGGGCCCGGCACGCTCAGCGGCGAGGCGGCGGCGCAATCCAAGTGGAGCTCAAGGATGCCATCGCGTCGACGAATCCGGACATGGACATTCTGGCCATCGACCAGGCGCTGGCCCGCCTGGAAGCCCTCGACGCCCGCAAGGCACGCGTGGTCGAAATGAAGTTCTTCGCAGGGCTGACCGAGCATGAGATCGCCGGTGTGCTCAATGTCGGTCGAGCCACAGTGGAACGGGACTGGGCCTTCGCGAAAAGCTGGCTGCAGATCCAGATGGAATCCACCCGCCAAGATCCGCTATAG